From the genome of Longimicrobium sp.:
CGCAAGCGCCTCCGCGGCGTTCGAGAGGCTTTCGCGCGCCTGCTCCAAAATGGGACGCGGGATGCCGCCGTCCACGCGCGCGGTGCGCCACGTCTCCCCCTCCAGCGCGGCGCGCGCGTGGTTGATGCGCCCCTCGCGGAGCTCCATCAGCACGCCGTCGATCCAGCCGACCAGGTTGGCGGTCGCCTGCGAGCCGGTGAAGATGGAATGCGGGTCCGATCCCTCGTCGTTCATCGTGGCTCCGGAGTGAGAAAGCGGGGCGGCATCCCGACCGGACAGAGCCGTTGCACTACCGATGCCGCCGCCAGCGCCCGCTCCTCACCACGCGGCGGCGCGACGATCTGCAGCCCGACCGGCATCCCCTCCGCATCGAGCCCCGCCGGCACCGACGCAACCGGGAGCCCGGTGAGGCTGAGGACGAAGGTCGGCGCGATCCAGTCCACGTACGTCGCCATCTCCCGCCCGCCCACCGTGCGCGGGAAGTTTTCCTCGATCGAGAACGGCGGCACGGCCATCGTGGGGGTCAGCAGGAGGTCGTATTCGCGGAAGAAAGCCCGGAACTGCTCCCAGATGCGCCGCCGCGCGCCCTCGGCCGCGCCCAGCGCCTCCACCGAGGTGGCCAGCCCGGCGCGCACGTTGTTGGCCACGTTGGGGCCGAAGTGCTCCAGCTTGTCCAGGTGCGGGTGGAGCTGGGATACGAACCAGAGGCCGCGCAGCGCCAGGAACGCCTCGCGCCCGTACGACAGGTCAAGCTCGATCTCGTCCACCGTGGCGCCCGCTTGGCGCAGCGACAGCCCCCCCTCGCGGCACACGCGCTCCACCCCCGCGTCGATGCCGATCCCGGCAATGTCGCGGCAGTAGGCCACACGCAGCCCGCGCGCATCCGCCCCGCGCACCGCGGCGGCGAAGTCGCGGCTTTCGACGGGCTGGGCCAGCGGCGCGCGGTCGCTCGCGCCGGCGACGGCCTGGAGCCCCAGCGCCACGTCCTCCGCGCCGCGGCCCATGACGCCGGTCACCTGCATCGTGTCCCACATGAAATCCTGCGGCCAGGTGGGCACCAGCCCAACCGACGGCCGCAGCCCCACCACCCCGCAGAACGACGCGGGGATGCGCAGCGAGCCGCCCAGGTCTGTCCCCTGCGCCAGCGCGAACATCCCCGTCGCCAGCCCCACGGCGCCGCCGCCGGTGGAGCCGCCTGCGCTGCGCTCCGGGTTCCACGGATTGCGCGTGCGGCCGAAGACGGGGTTGAAGGTGTTGCCGCCGGCCGCGAACTCGGGGGTGTTCGTCTTCCCCACGATGATCGCCCCG
Proteins encoded in this window:
- a CDS encoding amidase, which encodes MPDDSLAVLSAAETARRVRAGEVSPVEVLDACLARVERFNPELNAVVTLNPRAREEAQALEARIARGEDPGPLAGVTVGIKDVTEVAGVRTTYGSPLFADHVPEHDAQVVERLRAAGAIIVGKTNTPEFAAGGNTFNPVFGRTRNPWNPERSAGGSTGGGAVGLATGMFALAQGTDLGGSLRIPASFCGVVGLRPSVGLVPTWPQDFMWDTMQVTGVMGRGAEDVALGLQAVAGASDRAPLAQPVESRDFAAAVRGADARGLRVAYCRDIAGIGIDAGVERVCREGGLSLRQAGATVDEIELDLSYGREAFLALRGLWFVSQLHPHLDKLEHFGPNVANNVRAGLATSVEALGAAEGARRRIWEQFRAFFREYDLLLTPTMAVPPFSIEENFPRTVGGREMATYVDWIAPTFVLSLTGLPVASVPAGLDAEGMPVGLQIVAPPRGEERALAAASVVQRLCPVGMPPRFLTPEPR